CCTGCACCGCTTCCTCGACGCGCCGCCGGCCGACGGCGCGCACCACGGGGCGGCCCGCGGTTGAGTACCCGACTGAGTACTGCCGCGTACTTCCACTCATGACCCGCCGCCCCGCCGCACGCGATGATCGCCCCATGCTCAGTGACCTCGCCCGTTGTGTCGTGCCCGTGCTCGGGCGGTTCCGTGTCGGTCCGGGCCGGCTTCCGCAGGGGCCGTGCATCGTCGCGGTCAACCACAGCTCGCTGATCGACCCCGGCGTGGTGCTGGCGGCACTCGGCCGGATGGGCGAGCGTCAGCCGGTGGTGCTGGCCACGGCCGGGCTGTGGCGGATCCCGGTGCTCGGCCGGGTGCTGCGGGCCGAGGGGCACATCCCGGTGCACCGGGGCACGGCGCAGGCCGCCGCCGCGCTGGAGGCGGCCGAGCGGGAGCTGCGCCGCGGCCGGGTGGTGGTGATCTACCCGGAGGGACGGATCCCCCCGCGTCCGGACTCCGCCGACGCGACGCCGCAGGAGTTCCGCAGCGGGCTGGCCCGGCTCGCCCTGGCCACCGGCGCGCCGGTGGTGCCGCTGGGTCAGGCGGGTTCGCGGCGGATCACGTCCGGCAGCACGTTCAAGCAAGTGGCCGGGGTGGCGACCGCGCCGGTGCGGCGGCCGCGGGTCCAGGTCTGCCTGGGCGCGCCCATCCGGCTTTCGGGGCCGGTCCCGCAGGCGACGGAGCAGGCCCGGACGGCCGTGACCGAGGCCTGGCGGACTGCGGTGGACGGACTCGGCGCGAAGCAGCCCCGCCGCCGCTCGTCCCGGCGGCGGGGCGAACGGCCGGCG
This genomic interval from Streptacidiphilus rugosus AM-16 contains the following:
- a CDS encoding lysophospholipid acyltransferase family protein, whose product is MLSDLARCVVPVLGRFRVGPGRLPQGPCIVAVNHSSLIDPGVVLAALGRMGERQPVVLATAGLWRIPVLGRVLRAEGHIPVHRGTAQAAAALEAAERELRRGRVVVIYPEGRIPPRPDSADATPQEFRSGLARLALATGAPVVPLGQAGSRRITSGSTFKQVAGVATAPVRRPRVQVCLGAPIRLSGPVPQATEQARTAVTEAWRTAVDGLGAKQPRRRSSRRRGERPATRGSLTECGGPSRPRG